In a single window of the Natronomonas salsuginis genome:
- a CDS encoding type II glyceraldehyde-3-phosphate dehydrogenase, whose translation MSIQVAVNGYGTIGKRVADAVALQPDMELIGVGKTRPNHEAELAIENGYPLYAAIEDRIDLFDEAGLELAGTVEEMVEAADIVVDACPSGIGADNKSLYEAHDTPALYQGGEDADLVDVSFNARGNFDEATGADHVRVVSCNTTGLSRLLAPLQEEYGVEKARVTLVRRGGDPAQTGRGPINDILPNPVSLPSHHGPDVNTIFPDLAIDTLGLKVPATLMHTHSVNVTLESTPDADAVRELLDEQTRTFLIPEGAGIDGAGALKEFAMDRGRPRADIWENCIWSESVSVEGSDLYLFQAIHQESDVVPENVDAIRAVLGTADAAESIERTNGTMEIGF comes from the coding sequence ATGAGCATTCAGGTCGCGGTCAACGGGTACGGGACCATCGGCAAGCGGGTCGCCGACGCCGTGGCGCTGCAACCGGACATGGAACTGATCGGCGTCGGGAAGACGCGCCCGAACCACGAGGCCGAACTGGCGATCGAGAACGGCTACCCGCTGTACGCGGCCATCGAGGATCGGATCGACCTGTTTGACGAGGCCGGACTGGAACTCGCGGGCACCGTCGAGGAGATGGTCGAGGCCGCAGACATCGTCGTCGACGCCTGTCCGTCTGGGATCGGCGCGGACAACAAATCGCTCTACGAGGCGCACGACACGCCCGCGCTGTACCAGGGCGGCGAGGACGCCGACCTCGTCGACGTCTCGTTCAACGCCCGCGGGAACTTCGACGAGGCGACCGGCGCGGATCACGTCCGCGTCGTCTCCTGTAACACGACCGGCCTCTCGCGGCTGCTCGCCCCGTTGCAGGAGGAGTACGGCGTCGAAAAGGCCAGAGTCACGCTGGTCCGGCGCGGTGGCGACCCCGCCCAGACCGGCCGCGGCCCGATCAACGACATCCTGCCGAACCCGGTGAGCCTCCCCTCCCACCACGGCCCCGACGTGAACACGATCTTCCCGGATCTCGCCATCGACACGCTCGGGCTGAAGGTGCCCGCGACGCTCATGCACACCCACTCGGTGAACGTGACGCTCGAATCGACGCCGGACGCCGACGCGGTTCGAGAACTGCTCGACGAGCAGACGCGTACGTTCCTGATCCCCGAAGGGGCGGGAATCGACGGCGCGGGGGCGCTCAAGGAGTTCGCGATGGACCGCGGCCGCCCGCGGGCGGACATCTGGGAGAACTGCATCTGGTCGGAATCGGTGTCGGTGGAGGGTTCGGATCTATACCTGTTTCAGGCCATCCACCAGGAGTCCGACGTCGTCCCCGAGAACGTCGACGCGATCCGGGCCGTCCTCGGAACGGCCGACGCCGCCGAGTCGATCGAGCGGACGAACGGGACGATGGAGATCGGATTCTGA
- a CDS encoding Hsp20/alpha crystallin family protein: MRRDDRDDPFDDIFSEIERMMEGMAGGIDAADAGFGGDAHVSVYETDDEIRVVADLPGVDKDDLRIKCDGRNVTVAATTTTSEYEERIQLPGRVDEHSASASFNNGVLEITLDRTDSSANIDLS; the protein is encoded by the coding sequence ATGCGCCGTGATGACCGCGACGACCCGTTCGACGACATCTTCAGCGAGATAGAGCGAATGATGGAGGGGATGGCGGGCGGCATCGACGCGGCCGATGCCGGCTTCGGCGGCGACGCCCACGTCTCGGTGTACGAGACCGACGACGAGATCCGCGTCGTCGCGGACCTCCCGGGCGTCGACAAAGACGACCTCCGAATCAAGTGCGACGGCCGGAACGTCACTGTCGCCGCCACGACGACCACGAGCGAGTACGAAGAGCGAATCCAACTGCCGGGACGCGTCGACGAGCACTCGGCGTCAGCGTCGTTCAACAACGGCGTCCTCGAAATCACGCTCGACCGGACCGACAGCTCGGCGAACATCGATCTGTCGTAA
- a CDS encoding response regulator, whose protein sequence is MNLTCVDDDADFLDLTAMFLERKLPSATVLTTTRVDDALDTLDTGPIHCVVSDYELPERTGLDFLRTVRGKYPELPFIFFTGEGSGRIASEAISAGVTDYLQKRGASQYDRLATRGRNAVAQYRAERELQERVEELTAISSRPSTRSNTNRSCATVRRS, encoded by the coding sequence ATCAACCTCACCTGCGTCGATGACGACGCCGATTTTCTCGATCTCACTGCGATGTTCTTGGAGCGCAAGCTCCCGTCCGCGACCGTGCTGACGACGACGCGGGTCGACGACGCACTGGACACGCTCGACACCGGACCGATCCACTGCGTCGTCAGCGACTACGAGTTGCCCGAACGAACCGGGCTCGATTTTCTGCGGACCGTTCGCGGCAAGTATCCCGAGCTTCCGTTCATCTTCTTTACCGGGGAGGGCTCCGGGCGGATCGCCAGCGAGGCGATCTCTGCGGGCGTGACGGACTATCTGCAAAAGCGCGGCGCGTCCCAGTACGATCGGCTGGCCACGCGGGGTCGAAACGCCGTCGCCCAGTATCGAGCCGAACGGGAGCTGCAAGAGCGCGTCGAAGAGCTCACGGCCATCTCGTCTCGGCCTTCGACCAGATCGAACACGAACAGGAGTTGCGCGACCGTGAGACGGAGCTGA
- a CDS encoding aminopeptidase, producing MDERVREHADVLVGWSARIEPGDDVVVDVAEGAHDLAVAVAERLGGIGANLMVTYGSDEVTRAYLCAHDGVFEASEGELALFENADAYLRLGGGRNTAATADVDAGARAAYRRAHSEIREARMDTDWVSTVHPTRSLAQQAGMAYEEYQEFVYDAVLSDWETLAEEMARVKTRLDGGDTVRIVKERDDQPRTDLTMSIADRIAVNSAASVAYDSHNLPSGEVFTAPYDTGGEVFFDVPMTINGRRVRGVRLVFEDGEVVEFDAEQGEDAIEAVLDTDPGARRLGELGIGMNRSIDRFTDNILFDEKMGDTVHLALGRAYDSNLPAGESGNESAVHVDLISDLSEASRLEIDGETIQRNGTFWFEDGFEA from the coding sequence ATGGACGAACGAGTACGCGAGCACGCCGACGTGCTGGTCGGGTGGAGTGCGCGGATCGAACCGGGCGACGACGTCGTCGTCGACGTGGCCGAAGGGGCACACGACCTCGCGGTCGCCGTCGCCGAGCGACTGGGGGGGATCGGGGCGAACCTCATGGTCACGTACGGATCCGACGAAGTGACGAGAGCGTACCTCTGCGCCCACGACGGCGTGTTCGAGGCGAGCGAGGGCGAGCTGGCACTGTTCGAAAACGCCGACGCGTATCTCCGGCTGGGCGGCGGGCGAAACACGGCCGCGACGGCGGACGTGGACGCCGGCGCGCGAGCGGCCTATCGCCGCGCGCACAGCGAGATCCGGGAGGCGCGGATGGACACGGACTGGGTCTCGACGGTCCACCCGACGCGAAGCCTCGCCCAGCAGGCCGGGATGGCCTACGAGGAGTATCAGGAGTTCGTGTACGACGCGGTGCTGTCCGACTGGGAGACGCTGGCCGAGGAGATGGCGCGGGTGAAGACGAGACTCGACGGGGGCGACACCGTCCGGATCGTCAAAGAGCGCGACGACCAGCCGCGGACCGATCTGACGATGTCGATCGCCGACCGGATCGCGGTCAACTCCGCGGCATCGGTCGCCTACGACTCGCACAACCTCCCCTCCGGCGAGGTGTTTACCGCGCCGTACGACACGGGGGGCGAGGTCTTCTTCGACGTGCCGATGACGATCAACGGCCGGCGCGTCCGGGGCGTTCGGCTCGTCTTCGAGGACGGCGAGGTGGTCGAGTTCGACGCCGAGCAGGGCGAAGACGCCATCGAAGCGGTCCTCGACACCGATCCGGGGGCGCGGCGGCTCGGCGAGTTGGGAATCGGGATGAACCGAAGCATCGACCGCTTCACCGACAACATTCTGTTCGACGAGAAGATGGGCGACACCGTCCACCTCGCGCTCGGCCGCGCCTACGACTCGAACCTGCCGGCCGGCGAGTCGGGGAACGAATCGGCGGTACACGTCGATCTGATCTCCGACCTCTCGGAGGCCTCGCGGCTCGAAATCGATGGCGAGACCATCCAACGTAACGGCACGTTCTGGTTCGAAGACGGATTCGAGGCGTAG